A single region of the Streptomyces sp. NBC_00236 genome encodes:
- a CDS encoding MFS transporter: protein MNDAAEQAQGANSGRARKVTTRPPAWHRAAVLVALMLAAFTLNTAENLPIGLLELISESLQVSVSAVGLLVTGYGVSVAVASLPLAHVVRTVPRRHVLTGLLAALVVSSLVAALATSYGVLLFARLLTALAQALFWAVMGPVAVGLFAPGIRGRVVGALSVAGSLALVLGVPAGTWLGRQSGWQAPIALLAALGLVSLVTIAVLLPTSRPEEEAAAYGTSPDVRRFGIVLAAGTLSSAGAFAGYTYVVTFLGDVAGFSASAVSALLVAFGVACLAGVTVTGALLDRFPQATLTTAVATQAVGMLGLYAAGSDRVAAVVFLALMGSALGPVFMTTQNAMLHCAPGRTDIALAANSGSYNAGIAAGAALGGLVLPPAGARGTFLLGGLLTLGACAVLLGGRLLRPSGSESTG from the coding sequence ATGAACGATGCCGCCGAGCAGGCGCAAGGGGCGAATTCAGGCAGAGCCCGCAAGGTCACGACGCGTCCGCCTGCGTGGCACCGGGCCGCGGTGCTCGTGGCCCTGATGCTGGCCGCCTTCACCCTCAACACCGCGGAGAACCTGCCGATCGGCCTCCTGGAGCTCATCTCCGAAAGCCTCCAGGTGTCAGTGTCAGCGGTCGGCCTCCTGGTCACCGGTTACGGCGTGTCAGTGGCCGTCGCGTCATTACCGCTCGCCCACGTCGTACGGACGGTGCCCCGGCGCCATGTGCTCACCGGACTGCTGGCCGCGCTGGTCGTGTCCAGCCTGGTCGCGGCGCTGGCCACCTCCTACGGGGTGCTCCTCTTCGCGCGGCTTCTGACAGCGCTCGCCCAAGCGTTGTTCTGGGCCGTGATGGGGCCGGTCGCGGTGGGCCTGTTCGCGCCCGGGATCCGTGGACGGGTGGTCGGAGCGCTGTCCGTCGCCGGTTCGCTCGCCCTCGTGCTCGGTGTTCCCGCCGGGACGTGGCTGGGCCGGCAGAGCGGCTGGCAGGCGCCCATCGCCTTGCTCGCGGCTCTGGGGCTTGTCTCGCTGGTGACCATCGCCGTTCTGCTGCCCACCTCCCGTCCGGAAGAAGAGGCCGCCGCCTACGGAACCAGTCCCGACGTCCGCCGGTTCGGGATCGTGCTGGCCGCCGGGACCCTGTCCTCTGCCGGAGCCTTCGCGGGATACACCTACGTCGTCACGTTCCTGGGCGACGTGGCCGGGTTCTCCGCGAGCGCGGTCAGTGCGTTGTTGGTGGCTTTCGGTGTTGCGTGCCTGGCCGGAGTAACCGTCACCGGGGCGCTGCTGGATCGTTTTCCGCAGGCCACGCTGACGACTGCCGTTGCCACGCAGGCGGTGGGCATGCTCGGTCTCTACGCGGCCGGCAGCGACCGGGTGGCTGCGGTCGTGTTCCTGGCGCTGATGGGCAGTGCACTCGGGCCGGTGTTCATGACCACCCAGAACGCGATGCTGCATTGCGCGCCGGGCCGCACAGACATCGCACTCGCGGCGAACTCCGGCTCGTACAACGCCGGTATCGCAGCGGGCGCCGCACTCGGCGGACTGGTCCTGCCGCCGGCCGGGGCGCGGGGCACCTTCCTCCTCGGCGGGCTACTGACGCTGGGGGCATGCGCAGTGCTGCTCGGCGGGCGGCTGCTGCGGCCTTCCGGATCGGAGTCCACCGGTTAG
- a CDS encoding PucR family transcriptional regulator, protein METRGGITVQRALELPGLRSGLPEVVTGAERLGRTVRWVHAGEVPNIASLLKGGELLLTTGLGLGTRPAEQRAFVRRLADRGIAALVVELGPRFSRLPSSIVDAARAAGLPLVQLHREVPFVTVTEEIHTEIVNGHYALLQQAEEVHRRCTQALLGGGGVPQVLGILADFTANPVFLETADGQLLYAAGTESGPVSADPLQVWDGMRGDRAARESPPVGAVLVDVPGGGPGTGSVRARLVLLAVDGPLVPVHRMAAERAAGILAVVLMQARQEEELAARGRGDFLTDLAEGRIAPEDAPAQARVLGFRPGETPLLPVVMRLAPELSPSGNWALLARAVLEELSSVGVPVLLGVRPVEGRVPLLLGLRTETERTAVADRVAAALRAGVERAGLERAGSHPPVVVVGVAGGWAVAGAGLRHAAETATAAQGLGDRPWYDARRLDIDLLLWRLRDHPDLAAFVERAIGPLRDHDRTSRPPLLPTLETYLAHAGRKAETARELHLNRQTLYNRLARIGELLGTDLDDPQAVLALSLALRARRHAT, encoded by the coding sequence GTGGAGACCCGAGGCGGCATCACCGTGCAGCGTGCCCTTGAGCTGCCGGGGCTGCGCAGCGGACTCCCCGAGGTGGTGACCGGCGCCGAGCGGCTGGGCCGCACCGTGCGCTGGGTGCACGCGGGCGAGGTCCCCAACATCGCGTCGCTGCTCAAGGGCGGTGAGCTGCTCCTCACCACCGGTCTGGGGCTCGGCACCCGCCCCGCCGAGCAGCGCGCGTTCGTCCGCCGGCTCGCCGACCGCGGCATCGCCGCGCTCGTGGTGGAGCTCGGTCCGCGGTTCAGCAGGCTGCCGTCGTCGATCGTGGACGCCGCCCGCGCGGCCGGGCTGCCGCTGGTCCAGCTGCACCGCGAGGTGCCGTTCGTGACGGTGACGGAGGAGATCCACACCGAGATCGTCAACGGCCACTACGCGCTCCTCCAGCAGGCCGAGGAGGTCCACCGGCGCTGTACGCAGGCGCTGCTCGGTGGCGGCGGGGTACCCCAGGTGCTCGGCATCCTGGCGGATTTCACGGCCAATCCGGTCTTCCTGGAGACGGCGGACGGCCAGCTGCTGTACGCGGCCGGCACCGAGTCGGGCCCCGTCTCCGCCGATCCGCTGCAGGTGTGGGACGGGATGCGCGGCGACCGTGCGGCCCGCGAGTCGCCGCCCGTCGGCGCGGTGCTGGTGGATGTGCCGGGCGGCGGTCCGGGGACCGGTTCGGTGCGGGCCAGGCTGGTCCTGCTGGCGGTGGACGGGCCGTTGGTGCCGGTGCACCGGATGGCGGCGGAGCGGGCGGCGGGCATCCTCGCGGTGGTGCTGATGCAGGCCCGTCAGGAGGAGGAGCTCGCGGCACGCGGCCGGGGCGACTTCCTCACCGATCTCGCGGAGGGCCGCATCGCGCCCGAGGACGCGCCGGCGCAGGCCCGCGTGCTGGGCTTCAGGCCGGGCGAGACGCCGCTGCTGCCCGTGGTGATGCGGCTGGCTCCGGAGCTCTCGCCCTCCGGCAACTGGGCCCTGCTGGCGCGCGCGGTCCTGGAGGAGCTGTCCTCGGTCGGTGTGCCGGTGCTGCTCGGCGTGCGGCCGGTGGAGGGCCGGGTGCCGCTGCTGCTGGGGCTGCGCACGGAGACGGAACGTACGGCGGTGGCCGACCGGGTCGCCGCGGCGCTGCGGGCGGGGGTGGAACGGGCCGGTCTGGAGCGGGCGGGTTCCCATCCTCCCGTGGTGGTGGTCGGGGTGGCGGGCGGCTGGGCGGTGGCCGGGGCGGGGTTGCGGCACGCGGCGGAGACCGCCACGGCGGCGCAGGGGCTCGGCGACCGGCCCTGGTACGACGCCCGGAGGCTCGACATCGATCTGCTGCTGTGGCGGCTGCGGGACCATCCGGACCTGGCGGCGTTCGTCGAGCGGGCGATCGGCCCGCTGCGCGATCACGACCGCACCTCGCGCCCGCCGCTGCTGCCCACGCTGGAGACGTATCTGGCCCATGCGGGCCGCAAGGCGGAGACGGCACGTGAACTGCATCTGAACCGTCAGACGCTGTACAACCGGCTGGCCCGCATCGGTGAGCTGCTCGGCACCGATCTCGACGACCCGCAGGCCGTCCTGGCGCTGAGCCTGGCCCTGCGCGCCCGCCGCCACGCGACGTGA
- a CDS encoding sulfurtransferase, producing MGRDVPRHDRLPGPLVGADWLAARLGSPGLLVLDASVGAHRGSARRIVGARPFDIDGALSDHSGPLPHTMPGADRFTEELRTLGLHDGDTVVVHDAVGIYSSARAWWMLRAMGFDRVAVLDGGLPGWTAAGLPTESGAPAALAERGDFTAAPRAGMFVGADEVAAALADPASAVFDARSRERFRGTAPEPRAGLRGGHMPGAVNLPFGEVQHEGRMRPAAELRAAFTALAQDRERLLLSCGSGVTACVLALGAALAGYRDLAVYDGSWSEWGLPSQDRPVVTGRETEPS from the coding sequence ATGGGCCGCGATGTGCCTCGGCACGACCGTCTTCCCGGCCCGCTCGTCGGCGCCGACTGGCTCGCCGCGCGGCTCGGGTCGCCGGGGCTGCTGGTGCTCGACGCCTCCGTCGGCGCGCACCGGGGGAGCGCCCGGCGGATCGTGGGGGCGCGCCCGTTCGACATCGACGGCGCGCTCTCGGACCACTCGGGGCCGCTGCCCCACACGATGCCCGGAGCCGACCGCTTCACCGAGGAGCTGCGCACCCTGGGCCTCCACGACGGCGACACGGTCGTGGTCCACGACGCGGTGGGCATCTACTCCAGCGCCCGGGCCTGGTGGATGCTCAGGGCGATGGGCTTCGACCGGGTCGCGGTGCTCGACGGGGGCCTGCCCGGCTGGACGGCCGCGGGACTGCCGACGGAGAGCGGCGCGCCCGCGGCGCTCGCGGAGCGCGGCGACTTCACGGCCGCTCCGCGCGCGGGGATGTTCGTGGGCGCGGACGAGGTGGCGGCGGCCCTCGCCGACCCGGCGTCCGCCGTCTTCGACGCCCGGTCCCGGGAACGCTTTCGGGGTACGGCTCCCGAGCCGCGTGCGGGCCTGCGCGGCGGCCATATGCCGGGGGCGGTCAACCTGCCCTTCGGTGAGGTCCAGCACGAGGGCCGGATGCGTCCGGCGGCGGAACTGCGGGCCGCGTTCACCGCTCTGGCGCAGGACCGGGAGCGGCTGCTCCTCAGCTGCGGATCGGGTGTCACCGCCTGTGTCCTGGCGCTGGGCGCCGCGCTGGCCGGATACCGCGACCTGGCGGTGTACGACGGCTCCTGGAGCGAGTGGGGGCTGCCTTCGCAGGACCGCCCGGTGGTGACGGGACGGGAGACGGAGCCGAGCTGA